A stretch of Schistocerca nitens isolate TAMUIC-IGC-003100 chromosome 6, iqSchNite1.1, whole genome shotgun sequence DNA encodes these proteins:
- the LOC126262693 gene encoding thioredoxin reductase-like selenoprotein T homolog CG3887 isoform X2: MVTPRSYSCGYEKAFQEYANIIQQKYPHIRVEGENYQPPRLSLVISRILSVSRLSLIFLIITGFNIFEIFQIAQPVWWSWCIDNKIYSSMMVYFMCNSFESMLMSTGAFEITFNDVPVWSKLETGRIPQPPELFQIIDNTLQFQNKADLKPNFPK, encoded by the exons cTACTCGTGTGGATatgagaaagcatttcaagagtatGCTAATATAATACAGCAAAAGTATCCCCATATTCGTGTTGAGGGAGAAAATTATCAGCCTCCCAGATTAAGTCTGGTTATATCTAGGATACTG tcTGTTTCCAGACTTTCCCtcatatttttaattattactggtTTCAACATCTTTGAAATATTTCAAATTGCTCAACCAGTATGGTGGTCATGGTGCATTGACAATAAGATTTATTCTTCCATGATGGTGTATTTTATGTGCAATTCATTTGAAAGCATGCTGATGTCCACTGGAGCTTTTGAAATAACATTTAATG ATGTTCCGGTGTGGTCAAAATTGGAAACAGGAAGAATACCGCAACCTCCAGAACTCTTCCAAATAATTGATAATACATTACAGTTCCAAAATAAAGCTGACCTAAAACCTAACTTTCCTAAATAA